A stretch of the Schistocerca serialis cubense isolate TAMUIC-IGC-003099 chromosome 2, iqSchSeri2.2, whole genome shotgun sequence genome encodes the following:
- the LOC126455960 gene encoding piggyBac transposable element-derived protein 3-like, with the protein MMVCYYGKHSAKMFARGRPIKFGYKIWCLTSSNGFLYDFSPYCGKTDNKQEPLGARAINELTSMIPEPEYPNYKLFFDNFFTSVDTLITLGKSKMKATGTIREIRTNACPLTDSKRMAKEKERGFYNYMFDKENKVLVVKWSDNKPVCVATNYSIITPLSSTKRYSQAKKKEISVTMPPLTEAYNAHMGGVDLLDKQISLYKMRIRSKKWWWPLFTQMIEICVVNTWRAYQIANSNEKLSLLDVRRRIVTFYLAKKTGSVPKRRGPQGSKLMGGW; encoded by the coding sequence ATGATGGTTTGTTATTATGGCAAACATTCAGCTAAAATGTTTGCGAGGGGAAGGCCTATCAAATTTGGATACAAAATTTGGTGTCTTACAAGTTCCAATGGCTTTCTTTACGATTTTTCGCCATACTGTGgcaagactgacaacaaacaggagcctttaggtgcaagagcaataaatgaactaaccagcatgattccagaaccagagtatccgaattataagcttttctttgacaactttttcaccagtgttgacacactgatcacactcggaaagagtaaaatgaaagctACAGGAACAATAAGAGAGATCCGAACTAATGCATGTCCTTTGACTGACTCAAAAAGGATGGCAAAAGAAAAGGAACGAGGGTTCTATAACTACATGTTTGACAAAGAGAACAAAGTTCTggttgtgaaatggagtgacaacaaaccaGTATGTGTAGCGACAAATTACAGTATTATTACTCCTCTGAGTTCTACTAAAAGATACTCACaggcaaagaaaaaggaaatatctgttacaATGCCACCTCTCACTGAAGCATACAATGCCCATATGGGTGGTGTAGATCTGctggacaagcagatatcactttataaaatgaggataaggtcaaagaaatggtggtggccattattcacacagatgatagAAATATGCGTAGTAAACACATGGCGTGCATACCAAATCGCtaactctaatgagaagctctcacttttggatgtccgacGGAGAATAGTGACGTTTTACCTAgcaaagaaaacaggatcagtaccaaaacgcagaggaccacaaggaagcaaattgatgggaggatggtga